In Corynebacterium ulcerans, one genomic interval encodes:
- the metK gene encoding methionine adenosyltransferase, which yields MTQHSQAKLRLFTSESVTEGHPDKICDAVSDTILDALLTVDPHARVAVETVTTTGLVHVVGEVRTSGYVEIPKLVRDKLIEIGFNSSEVGFDGRTCGVSVSIGEQSQEIGAGVDQSHEVRSGSQTDEDDQAGAGDQGLMFGYATKETATLMPLPIDLAHRLSRRLTQVRKEGIVPNLRPDGKTQVTFAYDEAGKPVHLDTVVVSTQHDPQVTQEWLHEQIRENVVDWVLRDAGIAGNLADNEYTLLVNPSGSFIVGGPMGDAGLTGRKIIVDTYGGMARHGGGAFSGKDPSKVDRSGAYAMRWVAKNIVAAGLADRAEVQVAYAIGRAKPVGLYVETFGTAHAELTDEKIQQAVLEVFDLRPAAIIRDLDLLRPIYADTAAYGHFGRDDLDLPWEKTDRVDALRSAVGF from the coding sequence GTGACTCAACACTCTCAGGCGAAGCTTCGCCTGTTTACCAGCGAATCGGTGACCGAAGGCCACCCAGACAAAATCTGTGACGCTGTTTCAGACACGATTTTGGATGCGTTGCTCACCGTCGACCCTCACGCACGTGTTGCGGTAGAAACCGTAACCACAACCGGTCTGGTCCACGTGGTTGGCGAGGTTCGGACATCGGGATACGTTGAGATTCCCAAGCTTGTCCGTGACAAACTGATCGAGATCGGATTCAATTCTTCCGAGGTCGGCTTTGACGGTCGTACCTGCGGAGTAAGCGTTTCCATCGGTGAGCAGTCCCAAGAAATTGGTGCAGGCGTAGATCAGTCGCATGAAGTGCGTTCTGGTTCTCAAACGGATGAGGATGATCAAGCAGGTGCTGGCGATCAGGGGCTGATGTTCGGTTATGCAACCAAGGAAACCGCCACTTTGATGCCGCTGCCCATTGATCTGGCACACCGGTTGTCCCGTCGTTTAACGCAGGTTCGTAAAGAAGGTATCGTGCCAAACCTGCGTCCTGACGGAAAAACACAGGTCACCTTTGCCTACGATGAGGCCGGGAAACCAGTACACCTGGACACCGTTGTGGTATCTACGCAGCACGATCCACAGGTCACCCAAGAATGGTTGCACGAGCAGATTCGTGAAAACGTTGTTGATTGGGTTCTCCGTGACGCCGGAATCGCTGGAAACCTAGCTGATAACGAGTACACGCTGTTGGTTAACCCCTCAGGCTCCTTCATTGTTGGCGGCCCTATGGGTGACGCTGGTTTGACTGGCCGCAAAATAATCGTGGACACGTATGGAGGAATGGCTCGGCATGGTGGCGGAGCTTTCTCCGGAAAAGATCCGAGCAAAGTTGACCGATCTGGCGCCTATGCAATGCGGTGGGTAGCCAAAAACATAGTGGCGGCTGGTCTTGCCGATCGAGCAGAAGTCCAAGTTGCTTATGCGATTGGTCGCGCTAAACCCGTGGGGCTCTATGTGGAGACCTTCGGTACCGCGCACGCGGAGCTTACTGATGAAAAGATTCAGCAGGCAGTGCTAGAGGTTTTCGACCTGAGGCCGGCCGCGATTATCCGCGATCTAGACCTATTGCGCCCCATCTATGCTGATACCGCAGCATATGGACACTTTGGTCGGGATGACCTAGATCTGCCTTGGGAAAAGACCGACCGAGTGGACGCTCTGCGCTCGGCTGTGGGCTTCTAG
- the mihF gene encoding integration host factor, actinobacterial type, producing MALPKLTDEQRKEALAKAAEARKARAELKEQLKRGDITLKEVLNKASSDEIIGKTKVSALLESLPKVGKVKAKEIMEELEIAQTRRLRGLGDRQRRALLERFGFSED from the coding sequence GTGGCCCTTCCCAAGTTGACCGACGAGCAGCGTAAGGAAGCCCTCGCTAAGGCTGCTGAGGCCCGCAAGGCACGTGCAGAGCTGAAAGAACAGCTCAAGCGCGGTGACATCACGCTCAAAGAGGTACTGAATAAGGCATCTTCTGACGAGATTATCGGCAAGACCAAGGTTTCCGCTCTCCTCGAGTCTCTTCCTAAGGTAGGCAAAGTTAAGGCCAAGGAAATCATGGAGGAGCTGGAGATTGCTCAGACACGCCGCCTGCGTGGTCTTGGCGATCGTCAGCGTCGCGCTCTGCTTGAGCGCTTTGGCTTCTCCGAGGATTAA
- the coaBC gene encoding bifunctional phosphopantothenoylcysteine decarboxylase/phosphopantothenate--cysteine ligase CoaBC: MSKPRKVVVGIAGGVAAYKACHVVRAFKELGDEVRVVPTANALKFIGAATLEALSGNPVTASVYDRVDEVQHVNVGKQADLIVIAPATADLLARMVAGRADDLLTATLLVATCPVVVAPAMHTEMWLHPATQENVRTLRRRGIKVLDPAHGRLTGADSGPGRLPDPQQIVDLALAVYEGADLPRDLENRKVVISAGGTQERIDPVRYITNSSSGRQGFACAEIAAQRGAEVVVVAGRTDELPVPLGARVIRVASARDMHEACMAEATDADIVVMSAAVADYRPASVAPLKLKKGSADAALSRIELVENPDILKSLVEARHDSQIKESAVIVGFAAETGDSSHSALDFAREKILCKGCDLLMCNEVGEGLVFGETRNRGFLLHSSGDCQEIPDGSKLRVASNILDAAVKNLGQ; encoded by the coding sequence GTGTCTAAACCTCGGAAGGTTGTAGTAGGTATCGCTGGGGGAGTCGCAGCGTATAAGGCTTGTCATGTGGTGCGAGCTTTTAAAGAGCTTGGTGATGAAGTACGAGTAGTACCTACCGCGAATGCATTAAAATTCATCGGCGCTGCGACACTGGAAGCATTGTCGGGGAACCCCGTTACCGCCAGCGTTTATGATCGCGTGGATGAAGTACAACATGTGAACGTCGGCAAGCAAGCAGATCTTATCGTTATAGCTCCTGCCACTGCGGATCTTCTCGCACGAATGGTTGCGGGCCGTGCCGACGATCTCCTCACGGCTACGCTGTTGGTTGCTACATGCCCTGTGGTTGTAGCGCCAGCTATGCACACGGAAATGTGGCTGCATCCAGCGACTCAAGAAAATGTTCGTACTCTCCGACGTCGAGGAATTAAAGTTCTTGACCCAGCGCATGGTCGCCTTACTGGGGCCGACTCGGGCCCTGGTCGGCTGCCCGACCCCCAGCAGATCGTCGATTTAGCATTAGCTGTGTATGAAGGCGCTGACCTGCCTCGGGACTTAGAAAACCGTAAAGTGGTGATCTCTGCCGGAGGAACGCAAGAACGGATTGATCCGGTGCGCTATATTACCAATAGCTCTTCAGGTCGCCAGGGATTCGCATGCGCGGAAATTGCCGCACAGCGAGGGGCGGAAGTTGTGGTAGTTGCAGGGCGTACTGATGAATTACCTGTGCCGTTGGGGGCGCGCGTGATTCGCGTTGCTTCTGCGCGGGATATGCATGAGGCGTGTATGGCTGAAGCTACGGATGCGGATATTGTGGTGATGTCTGCAGCTGTTGCGGATTATCGACCAGCGTCTGTGGCACCTTTGAAATTAAAGAAGGGCTCTGCTGATGCTGCGCTATCTCGTATAGAACTGGTGGAGAATCCCGATATTCTTAAATCCCTAGTAGAAGCACGGCACGATAGTCAGATCAAGGAATCAGCGGTTATCGTGGGGTTTGCTGCAGAAACAGGGGATTCCTCACATAGCGCACTCGATTTTGCTCGAGAAAAAATCTTGTGTAAAGGCTGCGACCTTTTGATGTGTAATGAGGTCGGGGAGGGGTTGGTCTTTGGGGAGACACGTAATCGAGGCTTCTTGCTGCATTCTTCTGGCGACTGTCAGGAAATTCCCGATGGCTCTAAACTACGTGTGGCTTCTAACATCCTGGATGCAGCAGTGAAAAATCTTGGTCAATGA
- the pyrF gene encoding orotidine-5'-phosphate decarboxylase yields MTFGERLRRAGIAHGRLCVGIDPHAALMEQWGLSSDVRGLATFTEICVEAFAGNTALVKPQVAFYESYGSSGFAILEDAIAHLRDAGTLVLADAKRGDIGSTMAGYASAWLNDASPLCCDAVTVSPYLGYGSLKPVVDIAEQKNRGVFVLAATSNPEARALQDQQDDQGRTISQQIVDSVAQTNSRHAETGSAGNIGVVVGATLAKPPQLSQLAGPVLLPGVGAQGATAEDISRITEGIKDLAFPNISRAILAQGPSVEALKEATALAVLDFRD; encoded by the coding sequence ATAACTTTCGGTGAGCGGCTTCGGCGTGCTGGAATCGCTCACGGCAGGCTATGCGTAGGCATTGACCCACATGCAGCTTTGATGGAGCAGTGGGGACTGTCTTCGGATGTCCGGGGCTTAGCGACGTTTACGGAGATCTGCGTGGAGGCTTTTGCAGGAAATACTGCGCTGGTAAAACCGCAGGTTGCCTTCTATGAATCCTATGGTTCCTCGGGATTTGCCATTTTGGAAGATGCAATCGCGCATTTGCGCGACGCTGGCACCTTAGTGCTTGCCGACGCCAAGCGTGGAGACATTGGATCCACAATGGCGGGTTATGCCAGCGCATGGCTAAACGATGCGTCACCGCTGTGTTGCGATGCGGTGACGGTGTCTCCCTATCTGGGATACGGTTCGCTGAAACCAGTAGTGGACATTGCAGAGCAGAAAAACCGAGGGGTCTTTGTTTTAGCTGCGACATCTAACCCCGAAGCGCGTGCGTTGCAAGACCAGCAGGATGACCAAGGGCGAACGATATCTCAGCAGATCGTGGATTCAGTAGCTCAGACTAATTCTAGGCATGCTGAGACTGGTAGCGCCGGAAATATCGGAGTAGTGGTGGGAGCAACCCTTGCTAAGCCTCCACAGCTGTCTCAACTCGCTGGTCCTGTCCTGCTCCCCGGCGTGGGAGCACAGGGGGCGACAGCGGAGGATATATCGCGGATTACTGAGGGCATAAAGGACCTTGCTTTCCCAAATATCTCTCGTGCGATCCTTGCACAGGGCCCGTCGGTGGAAGCTCTTAAAGAAGCAACAGCTCTCGCCGTATTAGATTTTAGAGATTAA
- the rpoZ gene encoding DNA-directed RNA polymerase subunit omega has product MTNVTENNDGVYDAPTGITAPPIDDLLKRVSSKYALVIFAAKRARQINSYYQQADEGVFEFVGPLVTPEAQEKPLSIALREIEQGLLDHEEG; this is encoded by the coding sequence GTGACCAACGTTACTGAGAACAACGATGGCGTTTATGATGCGCCAACCGGCATTACCGCTCCGCCGATCGACGATCTACTGAAGCGAGTATCGTCGAAGTACGCATTGGTGATTTTCGCGGCAAAGCGAGCTCGCCAGATCAATAGCTACTACCAGCAGGCGGACGAAGGCGTCTTCGAATTCGTTGGTCCTCTGGTCACGCCTGAGGCTCAGGAAAAGCCGCTGTCTATTGCACTTCGCGAGATTGAGCAGGGACTGCTCGATCACGAGGAAGGCTAA
- the gmk gene encoding guanylate kinase: MTGDNPKGRLVVLAGPSAVGKSTVVHRLREEVPNLYFSVSMTTRAPRPGEVDGVDYFFVTPEEFQSRIDGGDMLEWAEIHGGLQRSGTPAGPVEDALSAGRPVLVEVDLVGARNVAALKPDAETVFLAPPSWEVLVDRLTGRGTEPEDVIKRRLETARQELASQDEFKHVVTNDKVNETVAEIRDILLGCC, encoded by the coding sequence ATGACAGGCGATAACCCAAAAGGTCGGCTAGTCGTTTTAGCTGGACCATCTGCTGTGGGGAAGTCCACGGTGGTTCATCGCCTTCGCGAGGAAGTACCGAACCTCTACTTCAGTGTTTCGATGACCACAAGGGCACCGCGTCCCGGTGAAGTTGATGGTGTGGATTACTTCTTCGTGACTCCCGAGGAGTTTCAGTCTCGTATCGACGGTGGAGATATGCTCGAATGGGCAGAAATCCATGGTGGATTGCAAAGGTCTGGAACTCCCGCGGGGCCTGTGGAAGACGCGTTGTCAGCCGGCCGTCCTGTGCTGGTTGAAGTCGATCTTGTTGGTGCTCGTAACGTCGCGGCGTTGAAGCCCGATGCAGAGACCGTTTTCCTAGCTCCGCCATCGTGGGAAGTCCTTGTGGATCGTCTTACTGGGCGGGGAACGGAGCCTGAAGACGTGATCAAGAGGCGGCTAGAGACTGCACGTCAGGAGCTAGCATCCCAGGATGAGTTTAAGCACGTTGTAACCAACGATAAGGTTAATGAGACGGTCGCTGAGATTCGGGATATCCTGCTCGGGTGTTGCTAA